GCGGCATCGCGCAAGGGATCGGCGGAGAAGCCGAGTTCGATGTTGACGATGCCCTCGCTCTCGTCGCCGCTGGCGGACCAGAAGCCGAGGTCGAGCGTTTGCAGGAACTTGGCGATCCGGCGCTGTGTGTCCCGGAGCTCGATCAAGGTCGGACCAGCGCGCTCGACGGCGAAATAGAGCGGATCATCCGTATATTTCGCGAGCGTCTCCGCCGCGTCGCGCGTGAAGGCGACAGCCACGCCATAGGTAGGCTCGTGCTGGATCCACAGCCCCGCGAAGGTCTCCGGTTCCTTTTCGCGTAACGTCACTTGGAGGGTGCCGATATCGGCATCCGGCGCTTCGGGAAGCGGCCGTGGGCCTGGTTCCGTTCGGGGGCCGATCGCTCCGCGCAGCTGCGTTTCGATCCGGCGCTCGGCCTCGGTGATACTGACGCAATAGGTCCGCGCGTAAATCGCGGTCTCGCCGTAGGGGCCGTCGAAGTCCTCGATTTCCGCGATTTCCTCAGCGGAGAGGTCGGGACATGTTTCGCGGAGCGGAGCAGCATCTTGGGCTTGAGCGATCGAAGTGAAGAAGAAGGCGAGCGCGCTGGCCCCAGTCATACGGATCATTATGTAGCCTCCACCGGCATCGGATCGGCGATCCGTCCGAAAAATATCAAGGCTCCGCTGGCGCGATCACGGATCGCAACCAGAAAGGGTCGGTCGACTATCATCTTCGGCACGTCGGGAACCGGCGGTTTCGCGGTGACCCGAATGGCAATCGCGGTCGAGGCCGACGCCTCGGTTCCGGTTTCATCGACACGCAGAAATGTCGCGTGTGCTACCTCACTGATCGCGAAGGGAGCATCCGCCATTCCCGAGAAGTCGGCGCAGGCTTTGTCGAACGCGCATGGAATACCCGCCGCTACAAGCGCATCGCGCACGCTGTTCTCGAACCGCGCTTCAAACCGCGGCAGCCTCAGAAGAATTTGGCGGCTCGCTTCGGCGCCAAGATCGAAATAGGCGTCGCTCCCTTGCGATGCCAGACTGAAGGATAGCGCCGAGATGTCGCGTTCCCAACGCCGCAAAACCTCGGAGTCGCGCGGAAGAAAAATCTCCATCACGAAACGACCACTAGATCCGTAAGGCAGAACAACGGCCTGACCGTCTTTGCTCTCGCGGTACTGCAGCCTTTCGATCCGCTCCATCATGTAGATCGGAACCCGCGAACCGTCGCCGCGCGTGTATTCGCTCATCGCGCCATCCTTGAAAGGCGCGCTCCAGTCGGCCTTGAACCAGACCGCGTTGGTGAGGACGGCTGCCGTCGACTGGTCGAACTGGTCTGCGCTGACGATCTCCTCGATGCGTTCTCGCGTTGCCTGTGCGACCCAACCATTGATCCGTCGCGCCGCGCCAAGGGGATCGCCGCCAAAATCGACCGGCTCGGCCGTCGCGCCAAAATAGCGTTCCGTGTCGTTAAGATAGGAAGGATCGAAACGGATGGCCCGGGAAAGCCACAGGGCATTCGCGACCGACAGGCGAACCTCATCTTCGCCCGTATCGCTCAGGAAGGCACCGTATTCCCTAACCAGTCGCTCCGGTTTGCTTTGGCCAGACCAAGCCAGAAGCTCGCGTAGCTGCGTCTCGGTCGTTCCCCGGGCGCCAATCAGAGCTAGGCCAAGACCCTCGGTCAGCGACAATGGCGAGATGAAGAGGTTATCGTTCGCTTCCGCGTCGGCCGCAAGCCGCGGATAGAGCGCGGCTGCGAGTCGGGCATGCGCGTAGGATACGTCATGCGGTATCGCACTGGCTTCAGATGCGACGCTGTTTCGATTGTTTGCAGCTGCGCATCCCGCGAGCAACAGAACCGCCAATATGAAAAAGGATCGCATCGATTTTCGTGTCTCAACTTTTTCGCGAGGCCGAAGCGTTCGCCCAACGTAGTGGCATGAACGATTGTATAACGTCTTCTGAACGTGGAGATAACGTGTTGCCGGATTAGTAGGCACTCGCTCTCATCCAAGCTGCCTTCGAGAGGCCAGATCGATCGTTGAAAATGCAAGCCACGCTTATGAGTTGATGGCGCAAAGCGGTTCAGACCGGACGCTTACACTGGACCCATCGGGGGCTGCGGAGATCATAAAACTCCTGCCGGACACCCTCAAGCCATTGTGGCCGCAGAGGCGCGGAAAGGCTGACGTTCCTAGGACCGCTTGCGAACCTAATCAAAGACGTTCGACTTCCGTTCGGATTTTGCCTTAAGCTGATATAAACGCGATCGAGGTGGGCGATATGCAATCGTGGAAGAAACGGCTTTCGATCGCGGTAGGTGTGCTCCTACTTGGAATCACGGTTACCGGCTGCGTCGGTTTCAAGAACGCGATGACCGATCCGGTCAAACGGTCTTCAAACGTTACGGTCGAAGGCTACCCTTCCAGCGCCAAACCGATCAGAATTGCTCTGCTTTCGGACATTCACACCGGCAACGCCGTCATGCGTCCCGAACGTCTCGCTTCTATCGTTCGAGCAGTGAACGACGCAGCTCCTGACATCGTCGTTCTGGCTGGCGATTTTGTTGTCGGGGAGAGCGCGCAGGGTGCGGCCCGCCGCGCAGAGGATCTCTATCCCTTGGCCGGGCTCAAAGCGGCGTATGGCGTTTTCGCAGTTCTTGGCAATCACGATCATTGGACCGATCCGGATGCGATCAGAATGAATCTGACGCGCGCTGGCGTCACTGTGCTGGAAAACGACGCGCGCAGGATCGGCGCTATCACTTTGGTCGGCATCGACGATCGTTTCTCCCAGCATGACGATATCCGTCTGTCTTTCGAGCGAGCAGAGGAGCTTGGTGGATTGCCGATTGTGCTGACCCATTCTCCGGACCTTGCAGACGATCTTCCGGATGAAGTTCGAATCATCCTTGCTGGCCATACGCATTGTGG
The genomic region above belongs to Qipengyuania spongiae and contains:
- a CDS encoding serpin family protein translates to MPTNPATRYLHVQKTLYNRSCHYVGRTLRPREKVETRKSMRSFFILAVLLLAGCAAANNRNSVASEASAIPHDVSYAHARLAAALYPRLAADAEANDNLFISPLSLTEGLGLALIGARGTTETQLRELLAWSGQSKPERLVREYGAFLSDTGEDEVRLSVANALWLSRAIRFDPSYLNDTERYFGATAEPVDFGGDPLGAARRINGWVAQATRERIEEIVSADQFDQSTAAVLTNAVWFKADWSAPFKDGAMSEYTRGDGSRVPIYMMERIERLQYRESKDGQAVVLPYGSSGRFVMEIFLPRDSEVLRRWERDISALSFSLASQGSDAYFDLGAEASRQILLRLPRFEARFENSVRDALVAAGIPCAFDKACADFSGMADAPFAISEVAHATFLRVDETGTEASASTAIAIRVTAKPPVPDVPKMIVDRPFLVAIRDRASGALIFFGRIADPMPVEAT
- a CDS encoding metallophosphoesterase, yielding MQSWKKRLSIAVGVLLLGITVTGCVGFKNAMTDPVKRSSNVTVEGYPSSAKPIRIALLSDIHTGNAVMRPERLASIVRAVNDAAPDIVVLAGDFVVGESAQGAARRAEDLYPLAGLKAAYGVFAVLGNHDHWTDPDAIRMNLTRAGVTVLENDARRIGAITLVGIDDRFSQHDDIRLSFERAEELGGLPIVLTHSPDLADDLPDEVRIILAGHTHCGQMVAPIVGPIVRTHQRNPLYNQRYRCGRVDEGDRSIFVTVRRQNIWHNSRRRVTECGPRLRFDVRRRACGVASADVRVSFA